In the Bacillota bacterium genome, AGCCCCGGCTCTAGCCCGACCCCGGCCTAGCCGGCTCCGGCCGGCACATCCCCAACTTCAGGATGCGCTGGTACTCCCGGAACTCACCGAGGATCCCCTCGGTGAGGCGGAGGGCCCGGTCGGGGTCCTGGCTGCGGCGGATGATGCCCAAGTACTTGTCGGCCAAGCCATTCATGGTGATGACGACGACCTCGATGGCCTTTTGGGGGTCGATGTCCGGGCGGAAGGTCGACAGGTCGATGTCCTTGAAGAGGATGGCGTAGCCCCTTTGAGTCGTCGCCCGGGTCCGCTCAGCCATCTCGGCCTCGAGCCCCTTGGGGAAGTTGAGCTGGCCCTCGAAGACGAACCGGTAGTAGAGCGGATTCTCCTCGAACAACCGGACTTTCTGCAGGCTGAGCAGGCTGATCCGCTCGAAGACATCCTTAGGCCAATCGGCCACGCCGGACCCCACCATCCGGTCCCAGAAGTACTCGAGAGTGCGGTCGAAGAGGTAGAGAAAGAGGTTCTTCTTGCTGCCGAAGTAGTGGAAGATGAGCCCCTTGGAAATGCCGGCGGCTTCGTGGATATGGTTGGTCGAGGCCCCGTGATAGCCGTGGTCCACGAACTCCTTGAGGCAGGCCTGCCGAATGGCCTCCTGCTTGTCCGGGGGCAGGCTGAGAAAGGCCTGATGGGGCGCGACTTCGGGGGCGGTAGGTTGGTCGATGAATTCCACCTCCCGTGGTCGGGACTAAGGTGCCACAGTGAGAGCAGAGGGGCCGCCGAGCGCAAAGCCCGGCGGCCCCTGGGTTCAAACGATGATGTCCTTGCGGTCGTAGAAGACGTAGGTCGCGGCCACCAGGCCGACCGTCAGGACGGTGAAAAGGACCAGGTAGACCGGGGCAATGGCCATCCGGTTGAGGATCTCGGCCGGATCGGCCCAGCCGAACGGGCTCAACCACCGGAGGGGGTCCAGCTTGATGCTGAGCTTGGCGACCACCGACAGGATGTAGGCCACCAGGACGAGGCCCACGCCCAGCGGGAAGAGCCGCTTGTACTTGGTGACGAAGACCGAGGCACAAAGCATGACGGCGGCGATGGCCAGGTCGATGAGCAGGCTGCTGGAGGCGAGGAGCAGGTAGCCCTGGAGGCTGAACGCCCCGACGTCAACCAACCTCATGGCGACGTAGCCGGCGGCGGTGACGACGACGTTGAAGAGAACGATGTACAGCCCGACGACAGCCACCTTGCCGGTCATCAGCGCCTTCCGGGTGACTGGCTTGGAGAGGAGGAACTCGATCGTCTTGTCGCTTTCCTCCTTGGCCGTCGCCCCGGCGACCAGCTGCACCGCGTAGATCCCCCCGGCGAGGAGGACGATGGCCAAGCCCTTGACGGCATAGAAGTCGAGGACGCCGTTGCCGGAACTGAACAGCTGCATGTTGAAGGCCGCCCGCAGCTTTTCGGGCATGGCGGCGATGAACTTGCTCAGCGCCTCGTTCTGACCGGCGAGGGACGGGTAGATGGTCATGTACAGGCCGACTAGGCCGGCGACCGCGGCCGTCCAGACTAGCCACGAGCGGAAGTTGCGCTTCAGGTCTCTCAGGAAGACGAGCACCAGGCCTCCTCCTTTCAGACCATCCGACGGTGGGACCGTCGCCGGTCTCAGACGGTGATGTCCTTGCGGTTGTAGAAGACGTAGGTCGCGGCGACGGAGCCGACGATGAGGACGGCGAAGAGGACCCAGTGGACCGGGGTGATGCTCTGTTTGGTGACCAGGTCGGCCGTGTCGGCGTAGCTGAAAGGGCTGAACCATTTGAGGACGTCGAGCTTCTCGGTGAGCTTGGCGGTGACGTTCAGCATGTAGGCCCCGAGGACGAGGCCGAGGCCGAGCGGATAGAGCGACTTGATCTTGGTCACGAAGACCGAG is a window encoding:
- a CDS encoding TetR/AcrR family transcriptional regulator, with translation MEFIDQPTAPEVAPHQAFLSLPPDKQEAIRQACLKEFVDHGYHGASTNHIHEAAGISKGLIFHYFGSKKNLFLYLFDRTLEYFWDRMVGSGVADWPKDVFERISLLSLQKVRLFEENPLYYRFVFEGQLNFPKGLEAEMAERTRATTQRGYAILFKDIDLSTFRPDIDPQKAIEVVVITMNGLADKYLGIIRRSQDPDRALRLTEGILGEFREYQRILKLGMCRPEPARPGSG
- a CDS encoding ABC transporter permease subunit, which gives rise to MLVFLRDLKRNFRSWLVWTAAVAGLVGLYMTIYPSLAGQNEALSKFIAAMPEKLRAAFNMQLFSSGNGVLDFYAVKGLAIVLLAGGIYAVQLVAGATAKEESDKTIEFLLSKPVTRKALMTGKVAVVGLYIVLFNVVVTAAGYVAMRLVDVGAFSLQGYLLLASSSLLIDLAIAAVMLCASVFVTKYKRLFPLGVGLVLVAYILSVVAKLSIKLDPLRWLSPFGWADPAEILNRMAIAPVYLVLFTVLTVGLVAATYVFYDRKDIIV